One part of the Equus asinus isolate D_3611 breed Donkey chromosome 6, EquAss-T2T_v2, whole genome shotgun sequence genome encodes these proteins:
- the MTHFD2 gene encoding bifunctional methylenetetrahydrofolate dehydrogenase/cyclohydrolase, mitochondrial isoform X1: protein MAAASFVSTLAAWLLRPAQSCRLRHSPFHLSAVRNEAVVISGRKLAQQIKQEVRQEVEEWVASGNKRPHLSVVLIGENPASHSYVLNKTRAAADVGINSETIVKPASISEEELLSLINKLNHDDNVDGLLVQLPLPEHIDERRICNAVSPDKDVDGFHVINVGRMCLDQYSMLPATPWGVWEIIKRTGIPTLGKNVVVAGRSKNVGMPIAMLLHTDGAHERPGGDATVTISHRYTPKEQLKKHTILADIVVSAAGIPNLITADMIKEGATVIDVGINRIQDPITAKPKLVGDVDFEEVRKKAGYITPVPGGVGPMTVAMLMKNTVIAAKKVLRPEEREVLKSKELGVATN from the exons ATGGCTGCTGCTTCGTTTGTATCCACGTTGGCCGCCTGGCTGCTCCGGCCCGCCCAGAGCTGCCGCCTCCGCCATAGCCCCTTCCACCTCTCGGCAGTGCG AAATGAAGCTGTTGTCATTTCTGGGAGGAAGCTTGCCCAGCAGATCAAGCAGGAAGTGCGGCAGGAGGTCGAAGAGTGGGTGGCATCGGGCAACAAACGGCCACACCTCAGCGTGGTTCTGATTGGCGAGAATCCTGCAAGTCACTCCTATGTCCTCAACAAAACCAGGGCAGCAGCAGACGTGG GAATCAACAGTGAGACAATTGTGAAACCAGCTTCAATTTCAGAGGAAGAACTGTTGAGTTTAATCAATAAACTAAATCATGATGATAATGTGGACGGCCTCCTTGTTCAGCTGCCTCTTCCAG AGCACATTGACGAGAGGAGGATCTGCAACGCTGTTTCTCCAGACAAGGATGTCGATGGCTTCCATGTAATTAACGTAGGGCGAATGTGTCTGGACCAGTATTCCATGTTACCAGCTACCCCCTGGGGTGTGTGGGAAATAATTAAGCGAACTG gcATTCCAACCCTAGGGAAGAATGTGGTTGTGGCTGGAAGGTCAAAAAATGTTGGCATGCCCATTGCAATGTTGCTACACACAGATGGGGCACATGAACGCCCTGGAG GTGATGCCACTGTTACAATATCTCACCGATACACTCCCAAAGAGCAGCTGAAGAAACATACAATCCTTGCAGATATTGTGGTCTCCGCTGCAG GCATTCCGAATCTGATCACAGCCGATATGATCAAGGAGGGAGCAACAGTCATTGACGTGGGAATAAATAGAATTCAAGATCCCATAACTGCTAAACCCAAGTTGGTTGGAGATGTGGATTTTGAAG AAGTCAGGAAGAAGGCCGGTTACATCACTCCAGTCCCTGGGGGTGTTGGTCCCATGACAGTGGCAATGCTCATGAAAAATACCGTTATTGCTGCCAAGAAAGTGCTGAGGCCTGAAGAGCGGGAAGTACTGAAGTCTAAGGAGCTGGGAGTGGCGACTAATTAA
- the MTHFD2 gene encoding bifunctional methylenetetrahydrofolate dehydrogenase/cyclohydrolase, mitochondrial isoform X2 — protein sequence MSQWLHARRGQVHGPLFCGPSSAKRKGRNHVPERNEAVVISGRKLAQQIKQEVRQEVEEWVASGNKRPHLSVVLIGENPASHSYVLNKTRAAADVGINSETIVKPASISEEELLSLINKLNHDDNVDGLLVQLPLPEHIDERRICNAVSPDKDVDGFHVINVGRMCLDQYSMLPATPWGVWEIIKRTGIPTLGKNVVVAGRSKNVGMPIAMLLHTDGAHERPGGDATVTISHRYTPKEQLKKHTILADIVVSAAGIPNLITADMIKEGATVIDVGINRIQDPITAKPKLVGDVDFEEVRKKAGYITPVPGGVGPMTVAMLMKNTVIAAKKVLRPEEREVLKSKELGVATN from the exons AAATGAAGCTGTTGTCATTTCTGGGAGGAAGCTTGCCCAGCAGATCAAGCAGGAAGTGCGGCAGGAGGTCGAAGAGTGGGTGGCATCGGGCAACAAACGGCCACACCTCAGCGTGGTTCTGATTGGCGAGAATCCTGCAAGTCACTCCTATGTCCTCAACAAAACCAGGGCAGCAGCAGACGTGG GAATCAACAGTGAGACAATTGTGAAACCAGCTTCAATTTCAGAGGAAGAACTGTTGAGTTTAATCAATAAACTAAATCATGATGATAATGTGGACGGCCTCCTTGTTCAGCTGCCTCTTCCAG AGCACATTGACGAGAGGAGGATCTGCAACGCTGTTTCTCCAGACAAGGATGTCGATGGCTTCCATGTAATTAACGTAGGGCGAATGTGTCTGGACCAGTATTCCATGTTACCAGCTACCCCCTGGGGTGTGTGGGAAATAATTAAGCGAACTG gcATTCCAACCCTAGGGAAGAATGTGGTTGTGGCTGGAAGGTCAAAAAATGTTGGCATGCCCATTGCAATGTTGCTACACACAGATGGGGCACATGAACGCCCTGGAG GTGATGCCACTGTTACAATATCTCACCGATACACTCCCAAAGAGCAGCTGAAGAAACATACAATCCTTGCAGATATTGTGGTCTCCGCTGCAG GCATTCCGAATCTGATCACAGCCGATATGATCAAGGAGGGAGCAACAGTCATTGACGTGGGAATAAATAGAATTCAAGATCCCATAACTGCTAAACCCAAGTTGGTTGGAGATGTGGATTTTGAAG AAGTCAGGAAGAAGGCCGGTTACATCACTCCAGTCCCTGGGGGTGTTGGTCCCATGACAGTGGCAATGCTCATGAAAAATACCGTTATTGCTGCCAAGAAAGTGCTGAGGCCTGAAGAGCGGGAAGTACTGAAGTCTAAGGAGCTGGGAGTGGCGACTAATTAA
- the MTHFD2 gene encoding bifunctional methylenetetrahydrofolate dehydrogenase/cyclohydrolase, mitochondrial isoform X4: MSQRNEAVVISGRKLAQQIKQEVRQEVEEWVASGNKRPHLSVVLIGENPASHSYVLNKTRAAADVGINSETIVKPASISEEELLSLINKLNHDDNVDGLLVQLPLPEHIDERRICNAVSPDKDVDGFHVINVGRMCLDQYSMLPATPWGVWEIIKRTGIPTLGKNVVVAGRSKNVGMPIAMLLHTDGAHERPGGDATVTISHRYTPKEQLKKHTILADIVVSAAGIPNLITADMIKEGATVIDVGINRIQDPITAKPKLVGDVDFEEVRKKAGYITPVPGGVGPMTVAMLMKNTVIAAKKVLRPEEREVLKSKELGVATN; this comes from the exons ATGAGCCAGAG AAATGAAGCTGTTGTCATTTCTGGGAGGAAGCTTGCCCAGCAGATCAAGCAGGAAGTGCGGCAGGAGGTCGAAGAGTGGGTGGCATCGGGCAACAAACGGCCACACCTCAGCGTGGTTCTGATTGGCGAGAATCCTGCAAGTCACTCCTATGTCCTCAACAAAACCAGGGCAGCAGCAGACGTGG GAATCAACAGTGAGACAATTGTGAAACCAGCTTCAATTTCAGAGGAAGAACTGTTGAGTTTAATCAATAAACTAAATCATGATGATAATGTGGACGGCCTCCTTGTTCAGCTGCCTCTTCCAG AGCACATTGACGAGAGGAGGATCTGCAACGCTGTTTCTCCAGACAAGGATGTCGATGGCTTCCATGTAATTAACGTAGGGCGAATGTGTCTGGACCAGTATTCCATGTTACCAGCTACCCCCTGGGGTGTGTGGGAAATAATTAAGCGAACTG gcATTCCAACCCTAGGGAAGAATGTGGTTGTGGCTGGAAGGTCAAAAAATGTTGGCATGCCCATTGCAATGTTGCTACACACAGATGGGGCACATGAACGCCCTGGAG GTGATGCCACTGTTACAATATCTCACCGATACACTCCCAAAGAGCAGCTGAAGAAACATACAATCCTTGCAGATATTGTGGTCTCCGCTGCAG GCATTCCGAATCTGATCACAGCCGATATGATCAAGGAGGGAGCAACAGTCATTGACGTGGGAATAAATAGAATTCAAGATCCCATAACTGCTAAACCCAAGTTGGTTGGAGATGTGGATTTTGAAG AAGTCAGGAAGAAGGCCGGTTACATCACTCCAGTCCCTGGGGGTGTTGGTCCCATGACAGTGGCAATGCTCATGAAAAATACCGTTATTGCTGCCAAGAAAGTGCTGAGGCCTGAAGAGCGGGAAGTACTGAAGTCTAAGGAGCTGGGAGTGGCGACTAATTAA
- the MTHFD2 gene encoding bifunctional methylenetetrahydrofolate dehydrogenase/cyclohydrolase, mitochondrial isoform X3, with protein sequence MGEMGNEAVVISGRKLAQQIKQEVRQEVEEWVASGNKRPHLSVVLIGENPASHSYVLNKTRAAADVGINSETIVKPASISEEELLSLINKLNHDDNVDGLLVQLPLPEHIDERRICNAVSPDKDVDGFHVINVGRMCLDQYSMLPATPWGVWEIIKRTGIPTLGKNVVVAGRSKNVGMPIAMLLHTDGAHERPGGDATVTISHRYTPKEQLKKHTILADIVVSAAGIPNLITADMIKEGATVIDVGINRIQDPITAKPKLVGDVDFEEVRKKAGYITPVPGGVGPMTVAMLMKNTVIAAKKVLRPEEREVLKSKELGVATN encoded by the exons AAATGAAGCTGTTGTCATTTCTGGGAGGAAGCTTGCCCAGCAGATCAAGCAGGAAGTGCGGCAGGAGGTCGAAGAGTGGGTGGCATCGGGCAACAAACGGCCACACCTCAGCGTGGTTCTGATTGGCGAGAATCCTGCAAGTCACTCCTATGTCCTCAACAAAACCAGGGCAGCAGCAGACGTGG GAATCAACAGTGAGACAATTGTGAAACCAGCTTCAATTTCAGAGGAAGAACTGTTGAGTTTAATCAATAAACTAAATCATGATGATAATGTGGACGGCCTCCTTGTTCAGCTGCCTCTTCCAG AGCACATTGACGAGAGGAGGATCTGCAACGCTGTTTCTCCAGACAAGGATGTCGATGGCTTCCATGTAATTAACGTAGGGCGAATGTGTCTGGACCAGTATTCCATGTTACCAGCTACCCCCTGGGGTGTGTGGGAAATAATTAAGCGAACTG gcATTCCAACCCTAGGGAAGAATGTGGTTGTGGCTGGAAGGTCAAAAAATGTTGGCATGCCCATTGCAATGTTGCTACACACAGATGGGGCACATGAACGCCCTGGAG GTGATGCCACTGTTACAATATCTCACCGATACACTCCCAAAGAGCAGCTGAAGAAACATACAATCCTTGCAGATATTGTGGTCTCCGCTGCAG GCATTCCGAATCTGATCACAGCCGATATGATCAAGGAGGGAGCAACAGTCATTGACGTGGGAATAAATAGAATTCAAGATCCCATAACTGCTAAACCCAAGTTGGTTGGAGATGTGGATTTTGAAG AAGTCAGGAAGAAGGCCGGTTACATCACTCCAGTCCCTGGGGGTGTTGGTCCCATGACAGTGGCAATGCTCATGAAAAATACCGTTATTGCTGCCAAGAAAGTGCTGAGGCCTGAAGAGCGGGAAGTACTGAAGTCTAAGGAGCTGGGAGTGGCGACTAATTAA